In Puntigrus tetrazona isolate hp1 chromosome 22, ASM1883169v1, whole genome shotgun sequence, one genomic interval encodes:
- the ankrd29 gene encoding ankyrin repeat domain-containing protein 29, with protein sequence MSFKKETPLANAVFWAARKGNLALLQLLLNSGRVDVDCKDGYGTSALMVASYSGHYECVRELIMQGADINLQRETGSTALFFASQQGHNEIVKLLFEFGASTEFRTKDGGTALSAACQYGRCRVVETLLKNGASVHDQLNDGATALFLASQEGHVTVIRQLLSSGAKVNQPREDGTAPLWMAAQMGHSEVVKVLLLRGADRDADRKDGSTALFKAAHKGHCNVIEELLKFSPSLGLLKNGSTALHAAVMGGNPKTVELLLKASADPALPNKNNELPQDLTKNERILRVLRPPLLNGGS encoded by the exons ATGTCTTTCAAG AAGGAGACGCCGCTTGCCAACGCTGTGTTTTGGGCAGCGAGGAAAGGAAACTTGGCTCTGCTTCAGCTGTTGTTGAACAGCGGCCGAGTGGATGTCGACTGTAAAGATGGA taCGGTACCTCAGCGTTGATGGTGGCTTCATACAGCGGTCACTACGAGTGTGTCCGGGAGCTCATCATGCAAGGGGCAGATATTAATCTGCAGAGAGAG ACAGGTTCCACCGCTCTCTTCTTCGCTTCGCAGCAGGGCCACAATGAAATCGTCAAGCTGCTGTTTGAGTTTGGAGCGTCCACAGAGTTTCGGACGAAG GACGGCGGTACGGCGCTGTCCGCGGCCTGTCAGTACGGTCGCTGCAGAGTGGTGGAGACGCTCCTGAAGAACGGCGCCAGCGTCCACGACCAGCTCAAT GATGGTGCGACCGCTTTATTTTTGGCGTCCCAAGAGGGTCACGTGACCGTAATACGGCAGCTTTTGTCATCCGGGGCTAAGGTCAATCAACCGCGAGAG GATGGCACAGCTCCGCTCTGGATGGCAGCCCAGATGGGACACAGCGAGGTGGTCAAAGTTCTGCTGCTACGAGGCGCAGACCGCGATGCAGATAGAAAA GACGGCTCCACGGCTCTGTTCAAGGCGGCACATAAAGGCCACTGTAACGTCATCGAGGAGCTGCTCAAGTTTTCTCCTTCGCTCGGCCTTCTGAAG AACGGCTCTACAGCTCTTCATGCTGCCGTCATGGGCGGGAATCCAAAAACTGTCGAACTTTTGCTGAAGGCAAGTGCTGATCCAGCTTTACCCAACAAG AATAACGAACTGCCGCAGGATCTGACGAAGAACGAGCGTATCCTGAGAGTCCTGCGCCCGCCGCTGCTGAACGGAGGCAGTTGA
- the LOC122327627 gene encoding vacuolar protein sorting-associated protein 4B-like has translation MTNANLQKAIDLASRASEEDKAKNYEEALRLYQHSIQYFLHVVKYDAQGDKAKQSIRAKCTEYLERAEQLKLYLKKKESAPPSKPVKVPQSDDKGTDSDDGDAEKKKFQNQLQGAIVMEKPNIKWDDVAGLEGAKEALKEAVILPIKFPHLFTGKRTPWRGILLFGPPGTGKSYLAKAVATEANNSTFFSISSSDLVSKWLGESEKLVKSLFGLAREHKPSIIFIDEIDSLCGSRNENESEAARRIKTEFLVQMQGVGNDNEGILVLGATNIPWTLDSAIRRRFEKRIYIPLPEEHARSSMFKLHLGSTPNSLSEADFITLGKRTDGYSGADISIVVRDALMQPIRKVQSATHFKTVRGKAWNNPDVVVDDLLMPCSPNDPGASQMTWVDVASDKLLEPIVSLEDMLRSLEKTKPTVNEDDLEKLKKFTEDFGQEG, from the exons ATGACGAATGCCAATTTACAG aaaGCCATTGATTTGGCCAGCAGAGCCTCTGAGGAGGACAAGGCCAAAAACTACGAGGAAGCTCTGCGCCTTTATCAACATTCAATCCAGTATTTTCTTCATGTggtaaaat ATGATGCTCAGGGAGATAAGGCTAAGCAGAGCATCAGAGCGAAGTGCACTGAGTATCTGGAGCGAGCGGAGCAGCTCAAGCTGTAcctgaagaagaaagagagcgCGCCGCCCTCCAAACCTGTCAAAGTCCCCCAGTCTGACGATAAAGG AACTGACAGTGATGACGGCGATGCTGAGAAAAAGAAATTCCAAAATCAACTCCAAG GTGCTATCGTCATGGAGAAACCCAACATTAAGTGGGACGACGTTGCTGGCTTGGAAGGAGCCAAAGAGGCCCTTAAAGAAGCGGTCATCCTGCCAATCAAATTCCCCCATCTCTTCACTG GGAAGCGCACTCCGTGGAGAGGGATTCTGCTCTTTGGTCCTCCAGGAACGGGAAAGTCCTACCTGGCCAAAGCGGTGGCTACCGAAGCCAACAACTCCACCTTCTTCTCCATCTCGTCATCGGACCTGGTGTCCAAGTGGCTGGGAGAGAGCGAGAA GTTGGTGAAGAGCTTGTTCGGTTTGGCTCGGGAGCACAAGCCTTCCATCATCTTCATCGATGAGATCGACTCCTTGTGCGGCTCCAGAAACGAGAACGAGAGCGAAGCGGCCCGCAGGATCAAGACTGAGTTTCTGGTCCAGATGCAAG GCGTAGGAAACGACAACGAAGGAATTCTGGTCCTTGGAGCAACGAACATCCCCTGGACGCTGGACTCTGCCATCAGGAGAAG GTTCGAAAAGCGCATCTACATCCCTCTTCCCGAGGAGCACGCTCGCTCTTCCATGTTCAAGCTGCACCTCGGCTCCACTCCCAATAGCCTCAGTGAAGCTGATTTCATAACTCTCGGGAAGAGGACTGATGGATACTCGGGCGCTGACATCAGCATCGTCGTTCGGGACGCTCTCATGCAGCCCATCCGCAAAGTTCAGTCCGCCACCCACTTCAAAACG GTCAGAGGAAAGGCGTGGAACAACCCAGATGTTGTGGTGGATGACCTCTTAATGCCCTGCTCTCCAAACGACCCAGGGGCGAGCCAGATGACCTGGGTGGATGTAGCGAGCGATAAACTCCTAGAGCCGATAGTCAGCTTG GAGGACATGCTGAGGTCACTGGAGAAAACCAAGCCCACCGTGAACGAGGACGATCTGGAGAAGCTGAAGAAGTTCACCGAGGACTTTGGCCAGGAGGGATGA